The genomic window ATGTTTGGCTAAAACAATAATCGCGGAGTGATCCGAATGGCTCTTCATCACACCAACACTAGGGTCACAGGCGCCAATAATACTATAGTCATCGTCAAAAGACCCAAGGAGTTTTTCCACGGTTGGGAATTCATCATCCCAATAATGAAATTTCTCTGGGTCATAACGGCTGTCTTTGGCATTAGCTGGGTCATTTTGTTTCTCGGATTCAAAACTATATGAACCCTCAATTGCTCTAATCTTCATCAAAGTATAATAATCTTCAACTTCTTCCCAAAGAACCTTAGTGCCTTCAAGCATCGCATCCTTATTTTCTTGAAAGAAACTGTCTGCCGCATTCAAGCCTGCTTCATCATTATGGCTATCTCCACGGTTAAATAAAATATTCCCCCATTTCTGCCATAAATCTTCTCGCGGAGAGAACGCAAGAACCGCCTTATCAATGCGTTTCTGCCAATCAGGAAACTCTTGCTTTTTGGTTAGGCGGCCCAGCAGTGAATCAGGATGAAGCAAAGTTCCCACTGCAATTATATTGAGCACTTTAGGTGCTCCGGCCTTAAGAACAGTTTGGGTAAACCAGTCAAAAACCTTTTTTCTGGAATCGACATTGTAGGTATTTTTTTCGCCATCAACGTCATCAAGAATAATTAAACTCGGCCTATACTGTTCATGCTTTATCCCGCGAAAATTCTGTCCCACGCTTCGGGCGGAAATCATAATATTATTAGGTGTTACAATCTCTTCCTGCGTCCATTTAGTTTTTGCCTTTTCTTTGGGATTAAAAACCTCTGGAAAATCTTCCCGCATGGTGCGGTTGGTTTCAAGGGCAGTAGAAATGCTCGATAACAACTTTTCTGACTGATTGGCAGTCGCCGAAAGGATCAGAATGAAATGCTCTTTACAATAGCATATCAACCACATCACATAAAAGAAACTTGCTAATGTGCTTTTAGCATGTCCACGTGGCGCAGCTAAAGCAAAACGGCCGTCCCGTTTCTTAGACATATCCATAAGCACATCGCAAATCTCCTCATGAAACGCAGGAGATTTATGAGTTGCGTACTGCGGAAAATAGGTTTGGGCGAATTGCAGAATGGAGTTTCGGCCAATTTCCCTACGAAGCTCTCTTAGTGTTTCATTGGCGCTCAAGCGGTCTCTTATCCTTTCTCAATATCTTCGATTCGAGTTTTAAGTTCCTTAATCCCTACGTTAGCTTCCGCCAAGGCAATCTGTCTTTTTACTGCTTCAATCAGCTCGGTAATTTTTTGGTCT from Candidatus Omnitrophota bacterium includes these protein-coding regions:
- the terL gene encoding phage terminase large subunit, producing MSANETLRELRREIGRNSILQFAQTYFPQYATHKSPAFHEEICDVLMDMSKKRDGRFALAAPRGHAKSTLASFFYVMWLICYCKEHFILILSATANQSEKLLSSISTALETNRTMREDFPEVFNPKEKAKTKWTQEEIVTPNNIMISARSVGQNFRGIKHEQYRPSLIILDDVDGEKNTYNVDSRKKVFDWFTQTVLKAGAPKVLNIIAVGTLLHPDSLLGRLTKKQEFPDWQKRIDKAVLAFSPREDLWQKWGNILFNRGDSHNDEAGLNAADSFFQENKDAMLEGTKVLWEEVEDYYTLMKIRAIEGSYSFESEKQNDPANAKDSRYDPEKFHYWDDEFPTVEKLLGSFDDDYSIIGACDPSVGVMKSHSDHSAIIVLAKHRGKLYVIDVDIKPRPQEDLVQAIINFCKIRHRMEKFVIESNLFPELLLNTVREQAYRENVVASFTEIRNTKNKELRIFGMETYITTGTILFSRKDTVLLDQLKYFPRGDHDDGPDALEMALREAALNETGFVRLDEDIRDPHGRGINHPEFGRTTPEEDAQDEDDEDDGGGGTAHIIRL